CGTTGGCAATTCACCTTTAATCTTATCCGGGATTGACTTTATTATTTCGTATTCTGCAATTCCTATCGGCTGAGTTGTTCCTCTTAACGCATATTCTGCTATAACTTTCGATTTTGATTTACACAAAAGCAATCCAATTGACGGATTTTCATTATCACTTTTTATTAAATCGTCAACCGCAGACAAATATAAATTCATTTTCCCGGCATATTCGGCCTTAAATTCAACAGATTTAAGTTCTACAACAACATAACATTTCAATTTTATGTGATAAAATAGCAAATCAATAAAAAAATCTCGTCCATCAATTTTCAACGGGACTTGTCTGCCTACAAAAGAAAATCCTATTCCCAATTCTAGCAAAAATGACGTAATATGCTTCACTAATTGATCTTCGATGTCCTTTTCTAACGCTTTTTCTTGTAGTGTTAAAAAGTCAAATTTGTAAGGGTCTTTCAAAGTTTCTACAGCAAGTTCAGATTGAGGTTCAGGTAATGTTTCTTGAAAATTAGTTATCGCTTTTCCTGATCTGCTGTAAAAATCCAAATCTATCTGATGAGCTAAAACGGTTCTTGACCAGTTATTTTCCACAGTTTTACTTGCATAAAATATTGCTTCTTCAATACTTTTTGCTTTAGTCACAATTAATACATTATGTCCCCATGGAATTTGTCCAACAAGTTGTTGGACTTTTTCAATTTCAATATTTGTAGATGAGTAAAATTCAAACCACTTTTTC
The window above is part of the Candidatus Cloacimonadota bacterium genome. Proteins encoded here:
- a CDS encoding PDDEXK nuclease domain-containing protein; protein product: MDLIKYEDEYIKWVEELKGLIRKSQIKASISVNIEMLKLYWNIGKSISTKTKQEKWGASVVEQLSKDLKSSFTNQQGFSRSNLFSMKKWFEFYSSTNIEIEKVQQLVGQIPWGHNVLIVTKAKSIEEAIFYASKTVENNWSRTVLAHQIDLDFYSRSGKAITNFQETLPEPQSELAVETLKDPYKFDFLTLQEKALEKDIEDQLVKHITSFLLELGIGFSFVGRQVPLKIDGRDFFIDLLFYHIKLKCYVVVELKSVEFKAEYAGKMNLYLSAVDDLIKSDNENPSIGLLLCKSKSKVIAEYALRGTTQPIGIAEYEIIKSIPDKIKGELPT